The following coding sequences lie in one Paracidovorax avenae genomic window:
- a CDS encoding MoxR family ATPase: protein MNTQHKIRSLLDQLNTVIVGKKPQVQDCVACLLAGGHLLIEDVPGVGKTTLAHALARTFGLQFSRVQFTADLMPSDLTGVSVYERGRESFVFHPGPVFAQVLLADEINRASPKTQSALLEAMEEKQVTVEGETRALPHPFFVIATQNPHDQLGTFALPESQLDRFLMRISIGYPDRAAERQLLAGGDRRDMVEGMLPLLSPGELESLQQQVLAVHAAEPLLDYVQDLIAATRSGRWFLQGLSPRAGIALIRAAKAQALIAGRDYVAPDDVQAVLPQTIAHRLVPVGDAGRGAAEQVVAMVEAVPLK, encoded by the coding sequence ATGAACACACAGCACAAGATCCGGTCGCTTCTGGATCAGCTTAACACGGTGATCGTGGGCAAGAAGCCGCAGGTCCAGGACTGCGTGGCCTGCCTGCTGGCCGGCGGACACCTGCTGATCGAGGACGTGCCGGGCGTCGGCAAGACCACCCTCGCCCATGCGCTGGCGCGCACCTTCGGGCTGCAGTTCTCGCGGGTGCAGTTCACGGCCGACCTGATGCCCAGCGACCTGACGGGTGTCTCGGTGTACGAGCGCGGCCGGGAGTCGTTCGTGTTCCATCCCGGCCCGGTGTTCGCCCAGGTGCTGCTGGCCGACGAGATCAACCGCGCCAGCCCCAAGACGCAGAGCGCGCTGCTGGAGGCCATGGAAGAGAAGCAGGTCACGGTGGAGGGCGAGACGCGCGCCCTGCCCCATCCCTTCTTCGTGATCGCCACGCAGAACCCGCACGACCAGCTCGGCACCTTCGCCCTGCCGGAGAGCCAGCTCGACCGTTTCCTCATGCGCATCTCCATCGGCTACCCCGACCGCGCGGCCGAACGCCAGCTGCTGGCCGGCGGTGACCGCCGCGACATGGTGGAGGGCATGCTGCCGCTGCTCTCGCCCGGGGAACTCGAATCGCTGCAGCAGCAGGTGCTGGCGGTGCATGCGGCCGAGCCGCTGCTCGACTACGTGCAGGACCTGATCGCCGCGACGCGCTCCGGGCGATGGTTCCTGCAGGGCCTCTCGCCGCGCGCGGGCATCGCGCTCATCCGCGCGGCCAAGGCCCAGGCCCTGATCGCCGGCCGCGACTACGTGGCGCCGGACGACGTGCAGGCCGTGCTGCCGCAGACCATCGCCCACCGCCTCGTGCCCGTGGGCGACGCCGGCCGGGGCGCGGCGGAGCAGGTGGTGGCGATGGTGGAAGCCGTACCGCTGAAGTGA
- a CDS encoding enoyl-CoA hydratase: MTESSVSAHLLHTARDARGVVTLTLADPARFNALGDGMLAALQQALDAVAQDAQARVVVLAAQGKAFCAGHDLKDMAAHPDAAWYKRLFARCSRMMVSIQRLPVPVIARVQGIATAAGCQLVAQCDLAVAAEGARFATSGIHYGLFCSTPSVPLVRNVPAKRAMEMLLTGDFIDARTALAEGLVNRVVPAEALDAEVESLVRSILEKPRAAVAMGKALFYQQRELGVEAAYQLAGQAMATNMVDEAAQEGARAFVEKRTPAWKAAGAPLPPPART; the protein is encoded by the coding sequence ATGACCGAATCTTCCGTTTCCGCCCACCTGCTCCACACCGCGCGCGATGCCCGCGGCGTCGTCACCCTCACGCTGGCCGATCCCGCGCGCTTCAACGCGCTCGGCGACGGCATGCTCGCCGCGCTGCAGCAGGCGCTCGATGCCGTGGCGCAGGACGCGCAGGCCCGCGTGGTCGTGCTGGCTGCGCAGGGCAAGGCCTTCTGCGCGGGACATGACCTCAAGGACATGGCCGCGCACCCCGACGCCGCCTGGTACAAGCGCCTCTTCGCGCGGTGCAGCCGCATGATGGTGTCGATCCAGCGCCTGCCGGTGCCGGTGATCGCGCGTGTGCAGGGCATCGCCACCGCGGCGGGCTGCCAGCTGGTCGCGCAGTGCGACCTCGCGGTGGCGGCCGAAGGCGCGCGTTTCGCCACCAGCGGCATCCACTACGGCCTCTTCTGCTCCACGCCCAGCGTGCCTCTGGTGCGCAACGTGCCGGCCAAGCGCGCCATGGAGATGCTGCTCACCGGCGATTTCATCGACGCACGCACCGCGCTGGCCGAGGGCCTGGTCAACCGGGTGGTGCCGGCCGAGGCGCTGGATGCCGAGGTCGAATCGCTGGTGCGTTCCATCCTCGAAAAACCCCGCGCCGCCGTCGCCATGGGCAAGGCGCTTTTCTACCAGCAGCGCGAACTCGGCGTGGAGGCGGCCTACCAGCTCGCCGGCCAGGCCATGGCCACGAACATGGTGGACGAGGCCGCGCAGGAAGGTGCGCGCGCGTTCGTCGAAAAGCGCACGCCTGCGTGGAAGGCGGCCGGCGCCCCGCTGCCACCGCCTGCACGGACTTGA
- a CDS encoding DUF58 domain-containing protein yields MTSAAGDALPRTVSPRNPVTALRGRLQRWWQARLPRTDTTLLTQRNVYILPTGAGWMLALTLLVLLVASINFQLNLGYLLTFLLAGSAVAGMHVCHATLRGLTLHLLPPEPCFLGQSAVFEIQLSSTRKSPRHGIALAVHAGGAPHWAWTDVPAQGTASVQVAFQPQRRGLHDVPLLTAETRFPLGTFRVWTLWRPAAQVLVYPRPELPPPPLPAGEPAPGGAGSAPAQGIGEFDGVRAYRRGDPLKLVVWKKAARSIATGMDDLVSRDAQQTRRQELWLDLALTSLTDPEARISRLASWVLQAERQGLDYGLRLPSGEIAQGSGPAHERRCLEALALC; encoded by the coding sequence ATGACATCCGCTGCGGGCGATGCCCTACCACGTACGGTATCGCCGCGAAACCCTGTCACCGCGCTCCGCGGGCGGCTGCAGCGCTGGTGGCAGGCGCGGCTGCCGCGCACGGACACCACGCTGCTCACGCAGCGCAACGTGTACATCCTGCCGACGGGCGCGGGGTGGATGCTGGCGCTCACGCTGCTGGTGCTGCTGGTGGCGTCGATCAATTTCCAGCTCAACCTGGGCTACCTGCTCACTTTCCTGCTGGCGGGCAGCGCGGTGGCGGGCATGCACGTGTGCCATGCCACGCTGCGCGGGCTGACGCTGCACCTGCTGCCGCCGGAGCCGTGCTTCCTGGGGCAGAGCGCGGTGTTCGAGATCCAGCTGTCGAGCACGCGCAAGTCGCCGCGCCACGGCATCGCGCTGGCGGTGCATGCCGGCGGTGCGCCGCACTGGGCGTGGACGGACGTGCCCGCCCAGGGCACGGCCAGCGTGCAGGTGGCCTTCCAGCCGCAGCGCAGGGGCCTGCACGATGTGCCGCTGCTCACGGCCGAGACGCGCTTCCCGCTCGGCACTTTCCGGGTGTGGACGCTCTGGCGCCCGGCCGCGCAGGTGCTGGTCTATCCGCGCCCCGAGCTGCCGCCGCCGCCCCTTCCCGCGGGCGAGCCGGCCCCGGGTGGAGCGGGCAGCGCGCCAGCACAGGGCATCGGCGAGTTCGACGGCGTGCGCGCCTACCGGCGGGGCGATCCGCTCAAGCTCGTGGTCTGGAAGAAGGCCGCGCGGTCGATCGCCACCGGCATGGACGACCTCGTGAGCCGCGACGCGCAGCAGACGCGGCGGCAGGAGCTGTGGCTCGACCTGGCGCTCACCAGCCTCACCGATCCCGAAGCCCGCATCTCCCGCCTTGCATCCTGGGTGCTGCAGGCCGAGCGGCAAGGCCTGGACTACGGCCTGCGGCTGCCGTCCGGCGAGATCGCCCAGGGCAGCGGCCCGGCCCACGAACGGCGCTGCCTGGAGGCGCTGGCGCTGTGCTGA
- a CDS encoding histone deacetylase family protein: protein MVGGTGYFTHRECWKHEMGPGHPECPGRLDAIEDRLLATGVADALERFEAPEASLADVELAHDRMHVAALRGLSDRLAEEILAGGPAHAQVDPDTSINPHTWPAALRAAGAALAATDAVIAGELENAFCCVRPPGHHATRSKAMGFCFFNNVAIAARYALQRHKLQRVAVVDFDVHHGNGTEDILAGDPRALMVGIFQHPFYPFSGDKDPAPNMLNVPVAAYTRGMDIRELIEMLWIPRLEAFKPEMIFVSAGFDGHRDDDMGQLGLTEQDYAWITQRIKDIARRYARGRIVSCLEGGYVMDALARSVEAHVRVLADL, encoded by the coding sequence ATGGTGGGCGGCACAGGCTATTTCACGCACCGCGAATGCTGGAAGCACGAGATGGGACCGGGCCACCCGGAATGCCCGGGACGGCTGGATGCCATCGAGGACCGGCTGCTGGCCACCGGCGTGGCCGATGCGCTGGAGCGCTTCGAGGCGCCCGAGGCCTCGCTGGCCGACGTCGAGCTGGCGCACGACCGCATGCACGTGGCCGCGCTGCGCGGACTGTCCGACCGGCTCGCGGAAGAGATCCTGGCCGGCGGCCCCGCCCATGCCCAGGTCGATCCCGACACCTCCATCAACCCCCACACCTGGCCGGCCGCGCTGCGGGCCGCGGGCGCGGCCCTGGCCGCCACCGACGCCGTCATCGCAGGCGAGCTGGAGAACGCCTTCTGCTGCGTGCGCCCGCCCGGGCACCACGCCACGCGCAGCAAGGCCATGGGCTTCTGCTTCTTCAACAACGTCGCGATCGCGGCCCGGTACGCGCTCCAGCGGCACAAGCTGCAGCGCGTCGCGGTGGTGGACTTCGATGTACACCACGGCAACGGCACCGAGGACATCCTCGCGGGCGACCCGCGCGCGCTGATGGTCGGCATCTTCCAGCACCCGTTCTACCCGTTCAGCGGCGACAAGGACCCGGCGCCCAACATGCTCAACGTGCCCGTGGCCGCCTACACGCGCGGCATGGACATCCGCGAACTGATCGAGATGCTCTGGATCCCGCGGCTGGAGGCCTTCAAGCCCGAGATGATCTTCGTCTCCGCCGGCTTCGACGGCCACCGCGACGACGACATGGGCCAGCTCGGGCTCACCGAGCAGGACTACGCCTGGATCACGCAGCGCATCAAGGACATCGCCCGCCGCTACGCCAGGGGCCGCATCGTCTCCTGCCTGGAGGGCGGCTACGTGATGGATGCCCTCGCGCGCAGCGTCGAGGCGCACGTGCGCGTGCTCGCCGACCTCTGA
- a CDS encoding electron transfer flavoprotein subunit beta/FixA family protein — MKVLVPVKRVVDYNVKVRVKSDNTGVDIANVKMSMNPFDEIAVEEAVRLKEKGVATEVIAVSCGVAQCQETLRTAMAIGADRAILVETSEELQPLAVAKILKALVDKEQPQLVILGKQAIDDDSNQTGQMLAALADLPQATFASKVEVSGDKVNVTREVDGGLETLALTLPAIVTTDLRLNEPRYVTLPNIMKAKKKQLDTVKPEDLGVDVKPRLKTLKVTEPPKRGAGVKVPDVATLVDKLKNEAKVI, encoded by the coding sequence ATGAAGGTCTTGGTCCCCGTCAAGCGCGTGGTGGACTACAACGTGAAGGTCCGCGTGAAGTCGGACAACACGGGTGTGGACATCGCGAACGTGAAGATGAGCATGAATCCGTTCGACGAGATCGCGGTGGAAGAGGCCGTTCGGCTGAAGGAAAAGGGCGTGGCCACGGAGGTGATCGCGGTGTCCTGCGGCGTGGCGCAATGCCAGGAGACGCTGCGCACGGCGATGGCGATCGGCGCGGACCGCGCGATCCTGGTGGAGACTTCGGAAGAGTTGCAGCCGCTGGCCGTTGCCAAGATCCTCAAGGCCCTGGTTGACAAGGAGCAGCCGCAGCTGGTCATCCTGGGCAAGCAGGCGATCGACGACGACTCGAACCAGACCGGCCAGATGCTGGCGGCCCTCGCGGACCTGCCGCAGGCGACGTTCGCTTCCAAGGTGGAAGTGAGCGGCGACAAGGTGAACGTGACGCGCGAGGTCGATGGCGGCCTGGAGACGCTGGCGCTCACGCTGCCGGCGATCGTCACCACCGACCTGCGGCTGAACGAGCCGCGCTACGTGACGCTGCCCAACATCATGAAGGCCAAGAAGAAGCAGCTGGACACCGTCAAGCCCGAGGACCTGGGCGTGGATGTGAAGCCGCGGCTCAAGACGCTGAAGGTGACGGAGCCGCCGAAGCGTGGCGCGGGCGTGAAGGTGCCGGACGTCGCCACGCTGGTGGACAAGCTCAAGAACGAAGCGAAGGTGATTTGA
- a CDS encoding electron transfer flavoprotein subunit alpha/FixB family protein produces MTSLVIAEHDNASIKPATLNTVTAAAACGGDVHVLVAGQGADAAAQAAAQIAGVSKVILADGESLKDGLAENVAAQVLAIAGNYSHILFPATAGGKNVAPRVAAKLDVAQISDITKVDSPDTFERPIYAGNAIATVQSSDSVKVITVRTTGFDAAAATGGSAAVEKADAAADSGKSQFVGREVTKSDRPELTAAKIIVSGGRALGSAEKFNEVMTPLADKLGAAIGASRAAVDAGYAPNDLQVGQTGKIVAPQLYIAAGISGAIQHLAGMKDSKVIVAINKDAEAPIFSVADYGLEADLFTAVPELVKSL; encoded by the coding sequence ATGACCTCTCTCGTTATTGCAGAACACGACAACGCTTCGATCAAGCCCGCCACGCTCAACACCGTCACGGCCGCTGCGGCCTGCGGCGGTGACGTGCACGTGCTGGTGGCCGGCCAGGGCGCGGATGCCGCCGCCCAGGCGGCCGCGCAGATCGCGGGCGTCTCCAAGGTCATCCTGGCCGACGGCGAGAGCCTGAAGGACGGGCTGGCCGAGAACGTGGCCGCCCAGGTGCTGGCCATCGCTGGCAACTACAGCCACATCCTGTTCCCGGCGACGGCCGGCGGCAAGAACGTGGCGCCGCGGGTGGCGGCGAAGCTCGATGTCGCGCAGATCAGCGACATCACCAAAGTGGACAGCCCCGATACGTTCGAGCGCCCGATCTACGCGGGCAACGCGATCGCCACGGTGCAAAGCAGCGACAGCGTGAAGGTGATCACCGTGCGCACGACGGGCTTCGACGCCGCGGCGGCCACGGGCGGCTCGGCCGCGGTGGAGAAGGCCGATGCGGCCGCGGACAGCGGCAAGAGCCAGTTCGTGGGCCGCGAGGTCACCAAGAGCGACCGTCCCGAACTCACGGCGGCCAAGATCATCGTCTCGGGCGGCCGTGCGCTGGGCAGCGCGGAGAAGTTCAACGAGGTGATGACGCCGCTGGCGGACAAGCTGGGCGCGGCCATCGGCGCGAGCCGGGCGGCCGTGGATGCGGGCTACGCCCCGAACGACCTGCAGGTGGGGCAGACGGGCAAGATCGTGGCGCCGCAGCTCTACATCGCGGCGGGCATCTCGGGGGCGATCCAGCACCTGGCGGGCATGAAGGATTCCAAGGTGATCGTGGCGATCAACAAGGATGCCGAGGCGCCGATCTTCAGCGTGGCCGACTACGGGCTGGAGGCGGACCTGTTCACCGCCGTGCCCGAACTCGTGAAGTCCCTCTGA
- a CDS encoding acyl-CoA dehydrogenase: MSYTAPVKDMLFAIEHLAGIAQVAALPGFEEAGLDTAQAVLEECARFNEGVVAPLNVAGDRNPSSWKDGQVTTTPGFKDAFRQFAEGGWQGLQHPVDFGGQGLPKTIGAACAEMLNSANMSFALCPLLTDGAIEALITAGSDELKTTYLEKLVTGEWTGTMNLTEPQAGSDLALVRTRAEPQGDGSYKVFGTKIFITYGEHDMAENIVHLVLARVAGAPEGVKGISLFVVPKFLVNAGGSLGARNDVQCVSIEHKLGIKASPTAVLQFGDAGGAVGYLVGEENRGLEYMFIMMNAARYAVGLQGIAVAERAYQQAVQYARDRVQSRPVDGSLPGSAPIIHHPDVRRMLMTMRALTEGCRAMASVAAAAYDAAHHHPDAAVRKENQAFYEFMVPLVKGYSTEMSLEVTSLGVQVHGGMGFIEETGAAQHYRDARILPIYEGTTAIQANDLVGRKTARDGAATALGVAAQARRTADELRTAGTPEAQAVARRLAEACDAFEEAARFIAANAKSDPNAAFAGSVPYLMLGGNLVAGWQLGRALLKARSLLADGQGDAAFLQSKVATARFYAEHILVRTKAQRDAIVEGAASVTALAPEAF, from the coding sequence ATGAGCTACACCGCCCCCGTCAAGGACATGCTGTTCGCCATCGAGCACCTCGCGGGCATCGCGCAGGTTGCCGCGCTGCCGGGCTTCGAGGAGGCCGGCCTGGACACGGCGCAGGCGGTGCTGGAGGAATGCGCGCGCTTCAACGAAGGCGTGGTCGCGCCGCTCAACGTGGCGGGCGACCGCAATCCGTCGTCCTGGAAGGACGGCCAGGTGACGACCACGCCGGGCTTCAAGGACGCGTTCCGCCAGTTCGCCGAGGGCGGCTGGCAGGGCCTGCAGCATCCGGTGGACTTCGGCGGCCAGGGCCTGCCCAAGACCATCGGCGCGGCCTGCGCGGAGATGCTCAACAGCGCCAACATGAGCTTTGCGCTGTGCCCGCTGCTGACCGACGGTGCCATCGAGGCGCTGATCACCGCCGGCAGCGACGAACTCAAGACCACCTATCTGGAAAAGCTGGTGACGGGCGAGTGGACCGGCACCATGAACCTGACCGAGCCCCAGGCCGGCTCGGACCTGGCCCTGGTGCGCACGCGCGCCGAGCCGCAGGGCGATGGCAGCTACAAGGTCTTCGGCACGAAGATCTTCATCACCTATGGCGAGCACGACATGGCGGAAAACATCGTGCACCTGGTGCTGGCCCGCGTCGCGGGCGCGCCGGAGGGCGTCAAGGGCATCAGCCTGTTCGTGGTGCCGAAGTTCCTGGTGAACGCAGGCGGATCCCTGGGCGCGCGCAATGACGTGCAGTGCGTTTCCATCGAGCACAAGCTCGGCATCAAGGCCTCTCCGACGGCAGTGCTGCAGTTCGGCGACGCGGGCGGCGCGGTGGGCTACCTCGTCGGCGAGGAGAACCGCGGCCTGGAATACATGTTCATCATGATGAACGCGGCGCGCTACGCCGTGGGCCTGCAGGGCATCGCGGTGGCCGAGCGTGCCTACCAGCAGGCCGTGCAGTACGCGCGCGACCGCGTGCAGAGCCGCCCCGTGGACGGCAGCCTGCCGGGCAGCGCGCCCATCATCCACCACCCCGACGTGCGCCGCATGCTCATGACCATGCGCGCGCTCACCGAGGGATGCCGCGCCATGGCCAGCGTGGCGGCCGCGGCCTACGACGCAGCGCACCACCATCCCGACGCGGCGGTGCGCAAGGAGAACCAGGCGTTCTACGAATTCATGGTGCCGCTCGTGAAGGGCTACAGCACCGAGATGAGCCTGGAAGTGACCAGCCTGGGCGTGCAGGTGCACGGCGGCATGGGCTTCATCGAGGAAACGGGCGCAGCGCAGCACTACCGCGATGCGCGGATCCTGCCCATCTACGAAGGCACCACGGCCATCCAGGCCAACGACCTCGTGGGCCGCAAGACGGCGCGCGACGGCGCGGCCACGGCGCTCGGCGTCGCGGCCCAGGCCCGCAGGACGGCCGACGAACTGCGCACGGCCGGCACGCCCGAAGCGCAGGCCGTGGCACGTCGCCTCGCCGAGGCCTGCGATGCCTTCGAGGAAGCGGCGCGTTTCATCGCAGCCAACGCCAAATCCGACCCCAACGCCGCCTTCGCGGGCAGCGTGCCCTACCTCATGCTGGGCGGCAACCTCGTCGCCGGCTGGCAGCTGGGCCGCGCGCTGCTCAAGGCCCGGTCGCTGCTCGCGGACGGGCAGGGCGACGCCGCCTTCCTGCAGTCCAAGGTGGCCACGGCGCGCTTCTATGCGGAACACATCCTGGTGCGCACGAAGGCGCAGCGTGACGCCATCGTCGAAGGCGCGGCCAGCGTGACCGCGCTCGCGCCGGAGGCCTTCTGA
- a CDS encoding mechanosensitive ion channel family protein gives MEALHALIRDFSQSRSWLEAAVLAACLALAYGASRILGRQQPPDSVWFGRRTVDGLMFPLLALALVYAARVGVETVLLQPVFLLRVAVPVLSSLVLIRFFARILANAFPTSAAMRLVERIVSWLAWGVAVLWIVGLLPAVRAELAGVAIHFGKSQVTALTLIEGSLSATVVMLLALWLSSTLERRLLDRTIADLSMRKVAANATRAGLLLVGLLFALSAVGVDLTALSVLGGAVGVGLGFGLQKLASNYVSGFVILLERSLRIGDNVRVDGFEGRITDIKTRYTLIRAGNGRESIVPNETLITQRVENLSDADRKFNITTNITVGYDSDVARVQAILCGAAAAQPRVLPDPAPVAYLVNFAPDGLEFSLNFWVSDPSAGTVNLRSAINIAILEGLRAEGIDIPYPQRVVRLQADGPPPAGPLHVAHVAQASAPPPTA, from the coding sequence ATGGAAGCTCTCCACGCGCTGATCCGCGATTTCAGCCAATCGCGCTCCTGGCTGGAGGCGGCCGTGCTGGCCGCCTGCCTTGCCCTGGCTTACGGAGCGAGCCGCATCCTCGGCCGCCAGCAGCCGCCCGATTCGGTGTGGTTCGGCCGCCGCACGGTCGATGGCCTCATGTTCCCGCTGCTGGCACTGGCCCTGGTCTATGCCGCCCGGGTGGGCGTGGAGACGGTGCTGCTGCAGCCCGTGTTCCTGCTGCGCGTGGCGGTGCCGGTGCTCAGCTCGCTGGTGCTGATACGGTTCTTCGCGCGCATCCTCGCCAATGCGTTCCCGACGTCGGCGGCCATGCGGCTGGTGGAGCGCATCGTCTCGTGGCTGGCCTGGGGCGTGGCGGTGCTCTGGATCGTGGGCCTGCTGCCCGCGGTGCGCGCCGAACTGGCCGGCGTCGCCATCCACTTCGGCAAGTCGCAGGTCACGGCGCTCACGCTGATCGAGGGATCGCTGTCGGCCACCGTGGTGATGCTGCTGGCGCTGTGGCTCTCGTCCACCCTGGAGCGGCGCCTGCTGGACCGCACGATCGCGGACCTCTCCATGCGCAAGGTGGCTGCGAACGCCACGCGGGCAGGGCTGCTGCTGGTCGGCCTGCTGTTCGCGCTGTCGGCGGTGGGGGTGGACCTGACGGCGCTCTCGGTGCTGGGCGGCGCCGTCGGCGTGGGCCTGGGCTTCGGGTTGCAGAAGCTCGCCTCCAATTATGTGAGTGGCTTCGTGATCCTGCTGGAGCGCTCGCTGCGCATCGGCGACAACGTGCGTGTGGACGGCTTCGAGGGGCGCATCACCGACATCAAGACCCGCTACACCCTGATCCGCGCGGGCAACGGGCGCGAATCCATCGTGCCCAACGAAACGCTGATCACGCAGCGCGTGGAGAACCTCTCGGATGCCGACCGCAAGTTCAACATCACCACCAACATCACCGTGGGCTACGACAGCGACGTGGCGCGGGTGCAGGCCATCCTCTGCGGCGCCGCGGCCGCGCAGCCGCGCGTGCTGCCCGACCCGGCGCCGGTGGCCTACCTGGTGAACTTCGCACCCGACGGGCTGGAATTCAGCCTCAACTTCTGGGTCAGCGACCCTTCCGCCGGCACGGTCAATCTGCGCTCGGCGATCAACATCGCCATCCTCGAAGGCCTGCGCGCGGAGGGTATCGACATCCCTTATCCGCAGCGGGTGGTGCGCCTGCAGGCCGACGGGCCGCCGCCCGCCGGGCCCCTGCACGTGGCGCATGTCGCGCAAGCGTCCGCGCCACCGCCCACGGCGTGA
- a CDS encoding transglutaminaseTgpA domain-containing protein produces MTALRRTFANLPRETRDTLFLLATVGWVVLPLAPYLPAWTTALAAAVLVWRGMLALRGRPQPGRWQLGVLLAASVALTVVSHGTIVGRDAGVTLIVMLLALKTMEVHARRDAMVLFFLGFFTMLSNFFFSQSLATAAAMLVALLGLLTALVNAHMPVGRPPLTVPLRLAGRMALLGAPVMLALFLLFPRMAPLWGMPSENPTGRSGLSGRMEIGNVASLALDDGIALRVRFDTPGGEPPPQSALYFRGPVFSAFDGREWFAFGQPGAPAAAWRPPAPPALQVEGEPLRYEITLEALRVPWLLTLDAAPESPVLPPGLRASMAPELSWVANRPINEVLRYRAASYPRFTHGPMEDSPRLRPYLELPEGFDPRTRDLARQMLAEPAVAAGGAPAFVQAALERLRTGGYSYTLEPGVYAEHTADAFWFDQKAGFCEHIASAFAVLLRAAGIPARIVTGYQGGEVNGVDGYWTVRQADAHAWTEVWLAGRGWVRVDPTGAVSPARIGNFQRLQAPRGVFGTAVDTVIGRGIAARARAVWEAVNNRWNQWVLNYTQSQQLDLLKALGIASPDAQDLARVLGALAAAAALAGVGWNLWERRRQDPWLRLLDRARRRLARAGLPLPGHLPPRAMAQQARDRFGKSAEPAAGWLLRMDQARYARHSDATLAGLRRELRGLRWPSSDTPSARH; encoded by the coding sequence ATGACCGCGCTGCGCCGGACGTTCGCGAACCTGCCGCGCGAGACGCGCGACACGCTGTTCCTGCTCGCCACGGTGGGCTGGGTGGTGCTGCCGCTGGCGCCCTACCTGCCCGCGTGGACCACGGCGCTCGCAGCCGCCGTGCTGGTCTGGCGGGGCATGCTGGCGCTGCGCGGCCGCCCGCAGCCGGGCCGCTGGCAGTTGGGCGTGCTGCTGGCCGCATCGGTCGCGCTCACGGTGGTGTCGCACGGCACCATCGTCGGCCGCGACGCGGGCGTCACGCTCATCGTGATGCTGCTCGCGCTCAAGACCATGGAAGTGCACGCGCGGCGCGACGCCATGGTGCTGTTCTTCCTGGGCTTCTTCACGATGCTCAGCAACTTCTTCTTCTCGCAGTCGCTCGCCACGGCCGCCGCGATGCTGGTCGCGCTGCTGGGCCTGCTGACCGCCCTGGTCAATGCCCACATGCCGGTGGGCCGGCCACCGCTGACCGTGCCGCTGCGGCTGGCGGGGCGCATGGCACTGCTGGGGGCACCCGTCATGCTCGCGCTGTTCCTGCTGTTCCCGCGCATGGCGCCGCTCTGGGGCATGCCCAGCGAGAACCCGACGGGCCGCAGCGGGCTGTCGGGCCGCATGGAGATCGGCAACGTGGCCTCGCTCGCGCTCGACGACGGCATCGCACTGCGCGTGCGCTTCGACACGCCGGGCGGCGAGCCGCCGCCGCAGAGCGCGCTGTATTTTCGGGGGCCGGTGTTCTCGGCCTTCGATGGGCGCGAATGGTTCGCCTTCGGGCAACCGGGCGCTCCGGCGGCCGCCTGGCGCCCGCCCGCGCCCCCGGCGCTGCAGGTGGAGGGCGAGCCCCTGCGCTACGAAATCACGCTGGAAGCGCTGCGCGTGCCATGGCTGCTCACGCTCGATGCCGCGCCCGAGTCACCCGTGCTGCCGCCGGGCCTGCGCGCGTCGATGGCGCCCGAACTCTCCTGGGTCGCGAACCGCCCCATCAACGAGGTGCTGCGCTACCGCGCCGCCAGCTACCCGCGCTTCACGCACGGCCCGATGGAGGACTCTCCGCGGCTGCGTCCGTACCTGGAGCTGCCCGAAGGTTTCGATCCGCGCACGCGCGACCTTGCCCGGCAGATGCTGGCGGAGCCGGCGGTCGCCGCGGGCGGCGCTCCGGCTTTCGTGCAGGCCGCGCTGGAGCGGCTGCGCACGGGCGGCTACAGCTACACGCTGGAGCCGGGCGTCTATGCCGAACACACCGCAGATGCCTTCTGGTTCGACCAGAAGGCGGGCTTTTGCGAGCACATCGCTTCCGCCTTCGCGGTGCTGCTGCGCGCGGCCGGCATCCCGGCACGGATCGTTACCGGCTACCAGGGCGGCGAGGTGAACGGCGTGGATGGCTACTGGACGGTGCGCCAGGCGGACGCCCATGCCTGGACCGAAGTCTGGCTCGCAGGCCGCGGCTGGGTGCGCGTGGACCCGACCGGGGCCGTCTCGCCGGCCCGCATCGGCAACTTCCAGCGCCTGCAGGCGCCGCGCGGCGTGTTCGGCACGGCGGTGGATACCGTCATCGGCCGCGGCATCGCCGCCCGCGCGCGCGCCGTCTGGGAGGCCGTCAACAACCGCTGGAACCAGTGGGTGCTCAACTACACGCAGAGCCAGCAGCTGGACCTGCTCAAGGCCCTGGGCATCGCGTCGCCCGATGCGCAGGACCTGGCCCGCGTGCTCGGCGCGCTGGCCGCGGCCGCGGCGCTGGCCGGCGTCGGCTGGAACCTGTGGGAGCGCCGCAGGCAGGACCCCTGGCTGCGCTTGCTGGACCGGGCGCGCCGCCGGCTCGCGCGCGCCGGCCTGCCCCTGCCCGGCCACCTGCCGCCGCGCGCCATGGCGCAGCAGGCGCGCGACCGTTTCGGGAAGTCCGCCGAACCGGCTGCGGGCTGGCTGCTGCGCATGGACCAGGCACGTTACGCTCGCCACTCCGATGCCACGCTGGCGGGCCTGCGGCGGGAACTGCGCGGCCTGCGCTGGCCCTCCTCCGATACCCCTTCGGCACGCCACTGA